The DNA region AAATTACCCGAACGACCGGCCACGCAGCAAATCGCTATCGCCGAAATTATAACAAGTATTATCAGGTAACGCCGTGTAAAACGGTAAAGCACAAGCGCATAAACAATATTGGCCACATATTCCCAAAACAATGACCACGCCGGAGCATTGAAGCTAAATAAGTTGAAATATCGCTCGGTCATAGTAGCGTTAGGGATCATTAATATCGAGCTAAGAAATAAAAGGAATATACTGCCCGCACTACGGGTTATGGGCTGGGCATTAAATGGATCAAATATAAACCCTAATAAACCCAATACCGAACCAAAAACAACAAGCGGGTGCAACCTGATCAACCTCGATTTGAAAAATTCCTTTATACCCATTTTGCCAATCCTGTCGTCATAAGCATAGCCAATTACGAAGCCTGACAGGCAAAAGAAAAAATCCACCGCCAAAAAACCGTGACCTATAAAATCCTTACTGTAATCGGAATAAGCAATCTCCATAAAATGGAAAGTAACAACTGCTATAGCAGCTACACCCCGCAGGCCGTCAAGAATTTCAAAATGCTGTTTGGTTTTAAGGATGGTGGGGTTTAGTTTTTCCATGCGCTATATCGATTTACCAGTATGTCGGTAAAGAAAGGAAAATTTAGCCGTATGTTCAAACTATGCGCTTAACAGCCAAACTGGGTGAGGTGATGGTCAATATGTTTATAAAACATATTGCTCCATTCGGTAATGGTTAAGGAGCCAAACGAATGCGACTCGCGGCCGTCAAAAGCTTTTTCGCCCAGCTGCTGTGTTTTTTGAATATAGGCTATCAACCGGGCTTTTTCGGTAATGAAATCCCTTTCGCCGGTAATAAGAAATGCAGGCGCTGTAGGGTTGTTGTGTTTATATGGAATTTCGCTCACCACCTTGTTTTTAACCAGCATTTTCAGGATCAGTTTCATGAACAAGCCGGGTTTGGGGTGCTTATCTTCATACACCATTTCGTACGTTACACAGCAGTGTGCCAACATTTGTGCTACGTTCATTTTACCCCACCCCGGTGAGGTTTGAGGCGTGAGCTTGTTGATCCGGCTGATTACATCATCAGCTACCTGTGCAGTGAAAATATTGGGTAAGGCCATGAGGGAAAGATAGGTATTTTTATACAGAGACGTATTACATGTATATGTAGTTAAACCGGAAAATCTGCGAAGCGGGCGGTGCATTAGATGCCGCCCAACACAAATTCCCGATTTGAATTCCGATCTTAAAAAAAATAAAAAATATTTTTTTCATTTTGTCCAATCTGCCAGGCACGGTTGTCATTGGGTTTTAACAACATAAATTTAAAACAAAATGGAACAGAGAATCAGCATGTGGGAAAAAGGCCAAAATGCCTTAAAACCATTATTCGGTATCAATACTTATCTTAAAAAGTCGCCCCTTGAGTTATCCCTTCGTGAGTTGGTAAATTTCAGGGTATCGCAGATCAATAAATGCGCTTATTGTCTTGACATGCACTATAAGGATGCACGTGCCAAAGGTGAAACCGAACAACGTTTATATGGCCTGAGCGCCTGGGAAGAATCACCTTATTATACCGATCGTGAAAGGGCCGCCTTCGCCTGGGCCGAAGCCGTTACCGCCTGCCATGTAACCGACGAAGTGTACAACATAGCCAAGGCGCAGTTCAGTGATGAAGAACTGATAGACCTTACGCTGTCCGTTACCACCATTAACACCTGGAACCGCATCAACCTATCGTTCCCAAATACGCCCGGCACATACCAGGTTGGCCAGTTTGCATAAACAGCTTATATTAACGCCATTAAAACATAGCCTTATGAATGAATTTTTGTTAGTAATCCACAGGGATCTGAAAAGTAAAGATGCCAGTCCCTCGCCCGGACAAATGCAGGCAGCTATAAAACCTTTCCAGGATTGGATAGGCGGCATCGCGGCCCAAAACAAACTGGTTGGTGCTCCCAAACGCTGGGATGGCGATGGCCGGACAATTAAGCAAAATACCGTGATCAATGGTCCTTATGCCGAAATTAAGGAATCGATAGGAGGGTTGTTTATAATCAGGGCCGAAGATTACGATGAGGCCGTTGAAATTGCCAAAGGCTGCCCGATATTGCAATGGGGGGCCACCGTTGAAGTACGAATGGCTGTGCCTGCCGTATAAAATAAAAT from Mucilaginibacter sp. SJ includes:
- a CDS encoding acyltransferase family protein; translation: MEKLNPTILKTKQHFEILDGLRGVAAIAVVTFHFMEIAYSDYSKDFIGHGFLAVDFFFCLSGFVIGYAYDDRIGKMGIKEFFKSRLIRLHPLVVFGSVLGLLGFIFDPFNAQPITRSAGSIFLLFLSSILMIPNATMTERYFNLFSFNAPAWSLFWEYVANIVYALVLYRFTRRYLIILVIISAIAICCVAGRSGNLMGGWSGDTFWDGGVRIAYSFTAGLLVYRYNLIIKNKIGFIGLSVLLMLAFLMPFSSWNWLTEPFVVIIYFPLLVALGAGAVLHNGLRKICVFSGSISYPLYMTHYFVMWMFGSYYATNKPDAVHLAYIIMPGLIVLVTFAYLVMVGYDIPLRHYLTERRKKQAIK
- a CDS encoding DUF1569 domain-containing protein — its product is MALPNIFTAQVADDVISRINKLTPQTSPGWGKMNVAQMLAHCCVTYEMVYEDKHPKPGLFMKLILKMLVKNKVVSEIPYKHNNPTAPAFLITGERDFITEKARLIAYIQKTQQLGEKAFDGRESHSFGSLTITEWSNMFYKHIDHHLTQFGC
- a CDS encoding carboxymuconolactone decarboxylase family protein, whose translation is MEQRISMWEKGQNALKPLFGINTYLKKSPLELSLRELVNFRVSQINKCAYCLDMHYKDARAKGETEQRLYGLSAWEESPYYTDRERAAFAWAEAVTACHVTDEVYNIAKAQFSDEELIDLTLSVTTINTWNRINLSFPNTPGTYQVGQFA
- a CDS encoding YciI family protein, encoding MNEFLLVIHRDLKSKDASPSPGQMQAAIKPFQDWIGGIAAQNKLVGAPKRWDGDGRTIKQNTVINGPYAEIKESIGGLFIIRAEDYDEAVEIAKGCPILQWGATVEVRMAVPAV